A single genomic interval of Microbulbifer variabilis harbors:
- the lolA gene encoding outer membrane lipoprotein chaperone LolA, translating to MKNILRNFLLVLTVASSAVWADATEELGKLLQPLSSLSGNFKQTLIDERGKVSQKSNGSFSVQRPGKLRWKTGEPYAQLLVTNNKTLWLYDPDLEQVTIRPVDERMKETPALLLGGKVEDIRKSFDVALKDGIYQLTPKNPKAPFKSMEIRFAKDGLPSAMKVRDSMGQTTEIVFNNMKANPKLSESIFNFKPPAGTDIIKDE from the coding sequence ATGAAGAATATTCTGCGCAACTTCCTGCTGGTATTGACCGTTGCAAGCAGTGCAGTCTGGGCCGATGCTACAGAAGAGCTCGGCAAACTCCTGCAACCGTTGTCTTCCCTTTCAGGAAACTTTAAGCAAACGCTGATTGATGAGCGCGGTAAGGTATCGCAAAAAAGCAATGGGAGTTTTTCAGTACAGCGGCCAGGCAAGTTGCGCTGGAAAACCGGCGAGCCATACGCCCAGTTATTGGTAACGAATAATAAAACCCTTTGGCTCTATGATCCGGATCTTGAGCAAGTCACTATACGCCCGGTGGATGAGCGAATGAAAGAGACCCCAGCTTTACTACTCGGCGGTAAGGTTGAGGATATTCGTAAATCTTTCGATGTGGCTTTAAAAGATGGTATTTATCAGCTGACGCCAAAAAATCCAAAGGCGCCGTTCAAGTCTATGGAAATCCGCTTTGCTAAAGATGGTCTGCCGTCTGCTATGAAAGTGCGCGACAGTATGGGGCAGACAACGGAGATTGTTTTCAACAATATGAAAGCAAACCCGAAACTTTCCGAGTCCATCTTTAATTTCAAGCCGCCCGCTGGTACAGACATAATCAAAGATGAGTGA
- a CDS encoding replication-associated recombination protein A, with product MSDLFQAPQRHQPLAARMRPNSLAHYVGQSHLLGKGKPLREAVERGQLHSMILWGPPGVGKTTFARLLAEECDARFATLSAVLAGVKDIRQAVAEAEQQRMQSGRNTILFVDEVHRFNKAQQDAFLPYVEEGTVTFVGATTENPAFELNNALLSRCRVYLLRSIPEEDLIGLLGYAQQTDDQLRERNVYIPKEVLAKIAHAADGDARSALNLLEVACDLAREEGGRLLVDEDVLSEVLSADVRRFDKGGDYFYDQISAMHKSVRGSDPDAALYWFVRMLDGGCDPLYVARRVVRMASEDIGNADPRALQLALNAWDVQERLGSPEGELAIAQAITYLAVAAKSNAVYSAYKRAVADVRRDPSYEVPVHLRNAPTKLAKSLSHGAEYRYAHDEPDAFAAGENYFPEEIADREYYQPVPRGLELKISEKLQVLRRLNSESEQQRYKKKP from the coding sequence ATGAGTGACCTGTTTCAAGCCCCGCAACGGCATCAGCCGCTGGCCGCAAGAATGCGGCCTAATTCTCTGGCCCACTATGTGGGCCAATCGCATTTATTGGGAAAGGGAAAGCCGTTGCGGGAAGCGGTTGAGCGCGGCCAGCTGCACTCAATGATCCTGTGGGGACCACCAGGAGTCGGCAAAACCACATTTGCCCGGCTGTTAGCCGAGGAGTGTGATGCGCGCTTTGCTACCCTTTCAGCGGTGTTGGCGGGGGTGAAGGATATTCGGCAGGCAGTGGCAGAGGCCGAGCAACAGCGCATGCAGTCAGGCCGCAATACCATTCTTTTTGTCGACGAAGTACATCGTTTTAATAAGGCGCAGCAGGATGCCTTCTTGCCCTATGTAGAAGAGGGCACGGTGACTTTTGTTGGTGCTACAACCGAAAACCCGGCTTTTGAGCTGAACAATGCCCTCCTATCCCGCTGCCGTGTGTATCTACTGCGCAGTATTCCCGAAGAAGATCTAATCGGGCTGCTTGGGTATGCTCAGCAGACGGATGATCAACTGCGCGAGCGCAATGTTTATATCCCAAAAGAAGTTTTGGCTAAAATTGCCCACGCGGCCGATGGGGATGCGCGCAGTGCCCTGAACCTGCTGGAAGTCGCCTGCGATTTGGCCAGGGAGGAGGGTGGTAGGTTGCTGGTCGATGAGGATGTGCTCAGTGAAGTACTCAGCGCTGACGTGCGTCGATTTGACAAGGGCGGTGATTATTTTTATGACCAAATTTCCGCCATGCATAAATCGGTACGGGGTTCCGACCCCGATGCCGCGCTTTATTGGTTTGTGCGCATGCTCGATGGTGGTTGTGATCCCTTATATGTCGCCCGCCGGGTAGTGCGAATGGCCAGTGAAGATATTGGCAATGCCGACCCGCGAGCATTGCAATTGGCTCTTAATGCCTGGGATGTACAGGAGCGTCTCGGTAGTCCCGAAGGAGAGCTGGCCATTGCGCAGGCAATTACCTATCTTGCTGTCGCGGCGAAAAGTAACGCAGTTTATAGCGCTTATAAGCGTGCAGTGGCGGATGTGCGTCGTGATCCCAGCTACGAGGTGCCGGTGCATTTGCGCAATGCCCCCACGAAGTTGGCGAAAAGTTTGTCGCATGGGGCCGAGTACCGCTATGCCCACGATGAGCCAGATGCTTTCGCCGCCGGGGAAAACTACTTCCCTGAAGAAATTGCGGATAGAGAGTATTACCAGCCGGTTCCCCGTGGGCTGGAGTTAAAAATTTCCGAAAAGTTGCAAGTGTTGCGCCGGCTTAACAGTGAGAGTGAGCAGCAACGCTATAAGAAGAAACCGTAA
- a CDS encoding DNA translocase FtsK: protein MKAESATGENSEKSGALPDSLVARLVREGALICLLAGALLMAISLLSYDSQDPGWSHTGQVGKIHNAIGPAGAWLADVCLSLLGWMAYLFPLLIGLRAYKILRDRNARFHAPLFALRVFGLFLLLISGAALATLCFSPADDPLPFTNGGIIGDALSSSLQGSLGYVGGTILLLAIFAIGVTVFTGLSWLKLAESIGRNVLGLIAWLSSYYKQWRLKRTEQRVAREAIVVRKAAVEEEKQRTAKRIPPKIEAAPVKPKQSPRAAKEKQGELFKGGPVTGTLPPLGLLDPSDQNKKPGFSRESLEALSRLLELKLKDFGVVAEVVSVLPGPVVTRFEIQPAPGVKVSKISNLAKDLARSLAVISVRVVEVIPGKSVVGIEIPNENRQMVRLSEVLSADVYENAKSPLTLALGHDISGQPVVADLAKMPHLLVAGTTGSGKSVGINVMLLSLLYKSTPDEVRLILVDPKMLELSVYEGIPHLLTPVITDMNDAANGLRWCVGEMERRYKLMAAMGVRNLAGFNRKIKEAEEAGEPILDPLWEPDPASSVPAEEQTAPALKALPAIVVVIDEFADMMMIVGKKVEQLIARIAQKARAAGIHLLLATQRPSVDVITGLIKANVPTRIGFQVSSKVDSRTILDQGGAEQLLGHGDMLYLPPGSGVPVRVHGAFVDDHEVHKVVADWTRRGEPEYIDGIVDDSNNSIPVPGLQSEGGDEDDPEADALYDEAVAFVTKSRKASISSVQRQLRIGYNRAARIIDAMEAAGVVSPAGHNGNREVLAPPPA, encoded by the coding sequence TTGAAGGCCGAAAGCGCAACCGGAGAAAATTCTGAAAAGAGCGGTGCTTTGCCGGATTCACTCGTCGCCCGTTTGGTCCGTGAGGGAGCATTAATCTGCCTGCTGGCAGGGGCACTATTAATGGCTATCAGCCTGCTCAGTTACGATTCCCAAGATCCAGGTTGGTCCCATACCGGGCAGGTAGGAAAAATTCACAATGCCATCGGTCCTGCAGGCGCCTGGCTTGCCGATGTATGCCTTTCGCTATTGGGTTGGATGGCCTATCTGTTTCCCCTGTTGATTGGCTTGCGTGCTTATAAAATCTTACGCGACCGCAATGCACGTTTCCATGCTCCCCTGTTTGCGCTGAGAGTCTTTGGTCTGTTCCTTCTGTTAATTAGTGGTGCCGCTTTGGCGACACTATGTTTCTCTCCCGCTGACGATCCTCTGCCTTTCACAAACGGCGGAATCATTGGAGACGCGCTATCAAGTTCTCTTCAGGGAAGTCTTGGTTATGTTGGTGGGACCATTTTATTGTTGGCGATTTTTGCCATTGGTGTCACGGTATTCACAGGCCTTTCATGGCTCAAGTTGGCCGAGTCCATTGGTCGTAATGTGTTAGGGCTTATCGCCTGGTTGAGCAGTTACTACAAGCAATGGCGCCTGAAGCGCACAGAACAGCGCGTGGCGCGGGAAGCCATAGTCGTGCGCAAAGCCGCAGTGGAAGAAGAGAAGCAGCGCACCGCCAAGCGAATTCCCCCTAAGATTGAAGCGGCTCCAGTAAAGCCCAAGCAGAGCCCCCGTGCGGCTAAAGAAAAGCAAGGCGAATTATTCAAGGGCGGGCCTGTTACAGGAACATTGCCACCTTTAGGCTTGCTTGATCCTTCCGATCAAAATAAGAAACCGGGCTTTTCCCGGGAATCCCTCGAAGCCCTGTCGCGCTTATTGGAGCTGAAGCTTAAAGATTTTGGTGTGGTAGCCGAAGTTGTATCGGTATTGCCTGGTCCGGTGGTGACCCGCTTTGAGATCCAACCGGCGCCGGGTGTAAAGGTGAGTAAGATTTCAAACTTGGCCAAAGACCTGGCCCGATCTTTGGCGGTAATCAGTGTCCGCGTAGTGGAGGTGATCCCGGGGAAATCGGTGGTGGGTATTGAAATTCCCAATGAAAATCGACAAATGGTACGTCTTAGTGAAGTGCTGTCCGCCGATGTCTATGAGAATGCCAAATCACCCCTGACATTGGCACTTGGGCACGATATTTCCGGCCAACCGGTAGTGGCCGATCTCGCCAAGATGCCCCACCTCCTGGTCGCCGGTACCACTGGATCTGGTAAGTCTGTGGGCATCAATGTGATGTTGCTCAGCCTTTTGTACAAGTCTACTCCGGATGAGGTTCGCCTGATCTTGGTGGATCCGAAGATGTTGGAGCTATCGGTGTACGAGGGTATTCCCCACTTACTCACCCCGGTGATCACCGATATGAACGATGCGGCCAATGGTTTGCGTTGGTGTGTGGGCGAGATGGAGCGCCGTTATAAATTGATGGCGGCGATGGGAGTGCGCAATCTAGCGGGCTTTAATCGCAAGATAAAAGAGGCAGAGGAAGCTGGTGAGCCGATTTTAGATCCACTGTGGGAACCGGATCCTGCTTCCAGCGTTCCGGCTGAAGAGCAAACCGCTCCTGCACTTAAGGCACTGCCCGCAATCGTGGTTGTTATTGATGAATTTGCCGACATGATGATGATCGTTGGCAAGAAGGTGGAGCAGCTGATTGCCCGTATCGCACAGAAAGCCCGTGCTGCGGGGATTCATTTGCTGTTAGCTACTCAACGACCCTCAGTGGATGTGATTACCGGATTGATCAAGGCCAATGTGCCTACCCGTATCGGTTTCCAGGTTTCTTCCAAGGTGGATTCCCGCACAATCCTAGACCAGGGCGGTGCCGAACAGCTGCTCGGTCACGGCGATATGCTCTACCTCCCTCCGGGCAGTGGGGTACCAGTGCGGGTTCATGGCGCCTTTGTGGACGATCATGAAGTGCATAAAGTTGTCGCGGACTGGACGCGGCGCGGAGAACCTGAATATATCGACGGCATTGTTGATGACAGCAACAACAGTATTCCAGTGCCTGGCCTGCAGTCTGAGGGCGGTGATGAAGATGACCCTGAGGCTGATGCTCTTTACGATGAAGCGGTAGCCTTTGTCACCAAATCGCGCAAAGCGTCCATCTCTTCAGTTCAGCGCCAGCTTCGCATCGGCTACAATCGCGCCGCGCGAATTATCGATGCCATGGAGGCTGCCGGAGTTGTTTCACCGGCGGGGCATAATGGCAACCGTGAGGTACTGGCTCCGCCTCCAGCCTAA